From the Argentina anserina chromosome 3, drPotAnse1.1, whole genome shotgun sequence genome, the window CTTGCCTTGCTTTATCACCAATGTCACCCTTTACACAGGTGTCAAACAATGTTATCATCGGCTTGCCAGAAGATCTAGCAAACTGCTCAAAATTGATGAAATTGGACGTGGAGGTATGGGAAAGATTTGTACTTTCAGCACCTCAGTATTGTCATTACTGATCTTTTTTGTTCGTCTTTTTTCTTTGTCGATGCATGAAGTCCTTAGTGATTGATAATTTTCGGTGCCTCTAAGCAAATTTCATCATCTGCATGTGCCAGGGAAACAAGCTCACAAATCTATCTGAGAAGTTGATTGGGTCGTGGACCATGCTCACAGAACTCAATGCATGTAAAATGTCTGCAAAATTTGCTCATTAAGTGGTTCTATTTGCACATCTTTAATTTGTTATTGGAATATGCAGCAAAAAATCTGCTGAGTGGAATACCAGACAATATTGGAAACCTTTCTCGTCTGATTCGGCTTGATCTTCACCAGAACAGTGAGTCAATTTGAAATGGGATCCATTAAATATCCTTTTCTTACTATCCTGCAAGCCAATCTGTTCATTTTTCATGAAATTGtctgtgtcttttatgagttCTGCAGAAATTTCAGCAATCCCTGTTTCAATAGCAGGCTGTTCTTCCCTTGCGGAGGTCCACATGGGGTACCAACTTTTACATGgtccttttatttatttttaactttttattttgagcataTTACTTCTATAGCTAGAATTTGCATCTTTAAGATTTATCTTCAAATTTCAGGAATAATGCACTCTCTACATTACCATCAGAGATTGGGGCACTTTCTTCCCTTGGAACTCTAGATCTGCAATCAAACCAGGTagctagaatttttttttattttttttctataattacTGTGAATGTATATGGGAAGATCAACTAAATTATAATGTATTTTGGCCTGAGGTATGgttattaatatttttattttaatttactgGATCATAAgagtataaatatatatttcttgcATCTCAAGATAATGTGGTATGTTTATCAAGTTAAGTTTATCAATCTATTTGGAATTATTCATTGTATTATGTCAGACTATAGTAACAATCCCCTTGAGTGCCATAATTGGCATTTGCAGTCCCCCTTCACTCAGCTTAGGAGGTTTGAACCCAACTGGTCCATGGAGAGCTACTTTGATCATCTAAAACCTTGGGGTAAAACTATAGAACTCTTTCTTGAAAACCGTTTGGAGGACAAAGATGACCATGAATTTAAGCTATACAATTAAAAGACCACCCACACAATGTGGACATAACGTCATCATACAAGAAACAACTTGAGGGAAGGTATGGATAGTCCTAGATTTGTCAGAAAATGAAGACAACTTAAGATCCTTATTAAGCAGAGATTTAATATTCAATAATTTCCAAGAAGACAATTGCTAGCTCAGAAGATTAAGTAGTGGGGTTTTATTTGGGTTCTTTTACGTTCTAAACACTAAATGAGTTGTAGAAGTTCGACATCATCTTTTGTATTCAAGTCTATGCTGACTGATTCATTTGCATGCAGTTGAAGGAGTATCCAGTGGATGCATGTAATTTGCGTCTTTCATTATTGAATCTTTCAAACAATTCATTGTCTGGATTGCCCCCTGAATTAGGTAAGAATAGCTTGTTGTAGGTCCCATTGATTATATCTGGTATACTGGTATATGATACCTCAGCAGAAATATTAAAATGTTGCATAGCTTGTATTGCTCTAAACCTGCATAGCTGGTATATGATCTATTTCTGTAAGACCACAATGACCATCTTTTGCAGCACCAAAATGTTCTACATCAAGATATTAGCTTAAGAATCTGAAGTTTCAACTTGATGCTGCCGCTTGTCGCAGTTTTCCAAAAATTCTAGGGCGCCGTAAAAAATATTGGGGCTTACTCCTTGTCTGCAAAGAAATGTTTGGATTCTAAAGTGGCAcaagttgtttctttactgaAGTAGAATGTGGCACAATTTAGTGTAAACTGGTTTCAACTAAATCGCGAATGGATTTGGTGGGAGTGGCGAGAGTTTAAAATGATAATTACCCTGATTGATTATACCCGGTTGAACAATGCTCTTATTTATATCTTAAATCGGTTAAATATTATTCTTTGCTTAGGCAAGATGACTACCCTGCGAAGACTTTTACTTACCGGAAACCCTATACGAACTCTTCGAAGGTGAGAGACTATTCGATTATCCTTTTCCCCTTTGATTTGCTAATTCTCTTGATTAAGTACTTATCCAGCCAAAATTTTCCGTTGCCAGCACATTGGTGTCAGGACCAACTCCTACTTTATTAAAGTATCTGCGGAGTAGGCTTTCTCAGAGTGAAGGTACAACCATTTGCCTACGTATGCAGTAGCATATTTTTTTATGCCTGCTCAACATGCTATTGTTTACTGTTCCACACTCCTAACCAAAAGTGAATAACTGAAGCTGTTTAGGGAAGATGGTTTGAATATGCATGCAAGATAACTGTTTTTCTTTGTCCATTGACAATGTAAAAGTTGCAAAAAAATTCTTCAATTGAATTCTGCACAAACTACAGTCTCAATTAATTATGCAAAGTTCTTATATTAATAGATGCTGAAGCTATAACTACAACAAAAGAAGATGTGATTGCCATGGCAGCTCGATTGTCTGTTGCTTCAAAGGTACTGCTCTTAAACTTATCTAAAATGGATAAGCTTTACAGAATGATGATTTTATAGCTTCTCATGTTTTTCAACTTGGGATGGGCGTACCTGTAAAATAGTTTTTCTATGCCTACCTGTAAAGTAGTTGTATTTCTATGCCTCACATACGGTTATGTCTCCGGTGGTTCTATAAACTCCTGTTCATAACATTGGTTATGTAGTATTGAGCATTcactttctattgtaatctttAATTTCAGTACTAGATGTTTATGCTTAAAGATGGTCTTTCTTTCAGGAACTTTCTATGGAAGGGCTGAGTTTGAGTTCTGTCCCATCAGAAGTATGGGAATCAAGTGAGGTCATAAGAGTCAATCTAACTAGGAATTCCATTGAAGAGCTCCCAGTCGAACTTTCTTCATGTATCCACCTCCAGGCAAATCCCTTGTGTGCATATATCTATGTTCTTAATAGTTGTGAGGAAAGAATGATAAATTAAGTTCTGTTTGTGTGAACCCGGCCTTACCAATTCATGTATTATCTCGAGAAAGAGATGAACATATAGGCTATCTCGAAAACTCTATTGAACGATAAATAGGTTATAGTttcatttatataatttacCACTTTTAGAGTACAACAAAGGGGGTTTTAGTAGGGATCTGACGGAATTTTCTAGTCAATTACATACTAATAGCATTAGGCTCACATTGTTAATATTCTATAATCAATTATGCAATATGGAGTGTTTGTTGCTTAGTGCTACAAAGTTTGATTATGTAGGTCGCTTCAAATTAACCATAGTCGTAGTCAGacgtaaaaaaaattataccaAAATGCTTCTGATTAAATCCCTCCATTGATTAGTATTTTATTCTCCCTCTGAagtactttgttaatgaagtAGTCAATCGTAGACAGATCTTATTGGTTTATGAATCTTTGATCAGTGGGAGGAAAGTTGAAGTGTGCTGTGGCTGGAGAGGTTATTAGGGATTGCATATTGTTGAGTACTTAAGTTGGTTGGGTCCCCCTATTCATTTCTATACATATTTTCAATTTGCAGACACTAATCTTGTCTAGAAACAAGATCAAAGAGTGGCCAGGTGCAATTTTAAGCTCGCTTCCTAATCTTTTGTGTTTGAAGCTGGACAATAATCCACTAAGACAGGTAAAACGTGCAACTGGTGCAATCCTCTATTCTTTCATGTTAAATTGACCCTGATAAGAGAGAAACAAACAAGTCCTCAATATGACTTCTCATGTATTCCAAGAACTTAATTTGTCAAGGACGAGGGTAACAAATTACATGTAGCTAAGAAATTTACTTATTGACTTGTAGATACCATCAGATGGATTTCAAGCAACTCCGATGCTTCAGATTCTGGATCTAAGTGGTAATGCAGCTTCATTAAAAGAACACCCTGTATTTTCTAGCTTACCCCATCTGCAAGAGCTTTATCTGAGGTTAGTGAACTTGTAACACCCTCATGTcaagattgtgtgtgaatgatCTGCTCCGGCATCCAAAATGGGTTTTAAATTCTGTCTGCTTCTTGCATTTGCATGTATTTTCCACTGTTTTTCATTAGGCTAAGCGACATCTATTTCACTTGATAGACGAATGCAGCTGCACGAAGTCCCATCAGATATCTTGAGTTTGCAGCAACTGCGGATCCTAGACCTCGGCCAAAATTCCTTGCAATCAGTTCCAGTGGTAATATGTTTCTCGATTAAGAAAGAAATACGCATTACCTTTGTTGCTTTATACTTAAAAGACTTGTAAGGAGACGCGACTTTATGATATAGAATAGGGGTCATCTTCTTATACCGAGGAATAGAAGTTATCTATTGTGTGCAAACtcatgtcttaatctattCAGTTTTGAGTTGAAAGAAATGCTGTTAGATTGAGGCTGGCTTCCTCATTATAGGATATGAATGTACAGATATTTTGTCTCTATACAAATGCTTTTCTAAATGCCCTCATTATATCTGGCATAACTCATGCTTTTATAAACTTGTGGAAGATGGGCACTTCACAGTTGCAAATGCTCATTGTAGGTTATATCGGGAATGTTCTTGCCTTATGTACTTCCCATTTATTCATGTGCTAAGTCGCTTGCTATTCACATTTTATGTCTTAATATTGGCACGCAGGCATTCAAGAATTTTACTTCACTCACTGAGCTAGGCCTATCTGACAACAACATTTCAATGCTTCCTCCAGAATTGGTTAGTATACAAAAACCTCTCCCTGTTGTGTTGATCTCATATGTTGAGACTTCAATCGACTACAAAATGCAGCAGATTCATTCTACACCGTAAAAAAGAGATATAATAATTAGGCTAATAGTTATAAACTTATGATTTCACTCCTGTTCCATTATGTTTCCAAACTTGCTGAAATTTTTCTTATGAATGCATTCCCCATATATTTTCTTCTATACTAAAATTCTTCATTCAAAATACCACATTATATAAATGGTCCATGAGTAAGTATATGTCAGACTTGTGTACTAGCTCTAGTAATAACATTTGTGCATACTTAAAATTGTTACTGTATGTTTCATTAAAAAAGAAGTTATTACTGTATTCTGAACAcatgaattttcttttatcaGGGTATACTTGAACCCAGCTTACAGGTCTTAAGACTAGATGGAAATCCATTGAGAAGGTATGGTACACTTTCAACTATTCCTCCTGTTCACCCTAATATTTCTGGTGTTAATGATACCAAACTTTTCTGTAATAGAAAAATGATGTCAATAAATATCGAGTGTTATAACCGATTCACTGCCAATCGCCTCGATTGTCTGGGCAATGTGATCAAGCATGTATGGCAATCATCGTGTATTTGTTAATCAACTGATAGAAGCCTAAGAGGCTTGCCTCTGGTAGCAGTTAGAACCCTAAGCTCCTTATGACCACTCCTTTCAAATATGTGATTCTTACAGTATTAGGATGAGTCATATTGATACAACAGTGAGCAACAGATGCAAGAATGATGTAACATTCACCATAAGAACACACCCTACAGACTTTCACGATAACAGTCCGTTTAATTGATAACTTACTGTTCTGGTTTCAAGACTAATTGTTCTAATGCATCATGATCCTTATCATTTTCTTTGGATACAACAGCATCCGGCGGACGGTGTTAGATAGAGGAACCAAAGCTGTTCTGCAATATCTCAAGGACAAAATTGTGGAATGATTTCTGCCTACCTCCCCCTCATCCAGACGGGCCATGAATCTCGATTTCACAAAGCGCTTATTCGATGCTTGTTTCTTTGTCTCAGTCTTATACTCTTATGTATGACAGCTTGTACCTTTTGAGTTTCCGATTTATaactttttcatttttgtaaaAACTATATTGTATGTTATGCTCTTACTGTTGTAATTGAAGCCTGAATTTCACACATGTATACTCATGATAACAGACTCAGAAATGAAACTGGTTTATGTGCCAGAGTTTTCCCATTACAAACTTTGTAATGCCATTTAGCCTGAAACCGGCTTTTTACTACTTTAGTGAGCTCTCAGGTCAATCACCTTAAGAATCCAGCCGTCCAGGCCGTTGAGAAAAATAATACTCTGAAGAGCTGaaggtaaaaaaattaaaaaagaaaattcactAATTCCAGAAGTTTCTGATCTTGTAACTACTCATTTTTGAATTCAAGGGGGAAAAATGACTGTAGAAGGACAAAAGAATAATTTTAcaattgtaacaaaaaaaaggaataattTTACAATGCAAAGAATCGATACGGTactaaaagtaaaatatcTACAAGGATCGATACGGTCACGCAGCAGTGACCCATTGGAAAGAGAACAGCCCAGTGACTAAGCACTGTGGGGACCCGCACCAATTCGTCTCCTTTATAACCACCTCAGAGTCACGCCAATTCAGCCTCACAGCTCCCACAAACTTTTCTCTGCAGATTCTGTAACCGAATTCGTTTCACAAAGCTTTTCCCAGTGACCAAAAATGGTGCTCAGTGTCGCAGTCGAGTACATCAAGCCAGACCTTCCCACCGTCGCCGCCGAGCGCGACGTCGGCCCAAAGCGCTACCCCAGACGCCTCGTCGACAACCTCTTCACCGTCCACGTGGACTCCAAGCGCATCCTCACCGTCCAGACTAACGACGACAACACCGCCGGGAAATGGCTCTCTCAGGTCCTCAGGTCCACCGCCTCCAACACCAAGCCTCTGAAGCCCAACGCTGACCTCAGGCCTGACGCCATCTTCGTCGGCCTCACCGCCGAAGTTGACGACTACGTGTACTGCCCCCGCGGCGCTGAACCTCCCTACGGCGTCCTCACCATCTCCGTCGGCTCTCACTGCCTCATGCACCGCCTCG encodes:
- the LOC126785770 gene encoding plant intracellular Ras-group-related LRR protein 6, giving the protein MDRVIKAARASGSLNLSNRSLRLVPDEVYKSVNAVGEDEKWWEAVELHKLILAHNEIEVLKDELRNLPMLTVLNVSHNKLSQLPPAIGELAMLKSLDVSFNLLGELPEEIGSATALVKFDCSNNQLKELPSSLGRCSDLSDFKVSNNVIIGLPEDLANCSKLMKLDVEGNKLTNLSEKLIGSWTMLTELNASKNLLSGIPDNIGNLSRLIRLDLHQNKISAIPVSIAGCSSLAEVHMGNNALSTLPSEIGALSSLGTLDLQSNQLKEYPVDACNLRLSLLNLSNNSLSGLPPELGKMTTLRRLLLTGNPIRTLRSTLVSGPTPTLLKYLRSRLSQSEDAEAITTTKEDVIAMAARLSVASKELSMEGLSLSSVPSEVWESSEVIRVNLTRNSIEELPVELSSCIHLQTLILSRNKIKEWPGAILSSLPNLLCLKLDNNPLRQIPSDGFQATPMLQILDLSGNAASLKEHPVFSSLPHLQELYLRRMQLHEVPSDILSLQQLRILDLGQNSLQSVPVAFKNFTSLTELGLSDNNISMLPPELGILEPSLQVLRLDGNPLRSIRRTVLDRGTKAVLQYLKDKIVE